One segment of Streptomyces sp. TG1A-8 DNA contains the following:
- a CDS encoding HAD family phosphatase has protein sequence MRYDLIIFDNDGVLVDSEPISNRILAAYLTELGHPTSYEDSVRDYMGSALHRVHDLVLERTGQRLPDDFDDVFHARVFAAFERELRPVPGVAGVLEKLAADGVPYCVASSGSHERIRVGHRTTGLDRWFGEGRVFSSQDVGRGKPAPDLFLHAAGRMGAAPGRCLVVEDSPLGVQAALAAGMEVYGFTAMTPAAGLAGADRLFSTMGELADLLV, from the coding sequence ATGCGCTACGACCTCATCATTTTCGACAACGACGGTGTCCTCGTGGACAGCGAGCCGATCTCCAACCGGATCCTGGCCGCCTACCTGACCGAACTGGGGCACCCGACGTCGTACGAGGACTCCGTCCGGGACTACATGGGGTCGGCGCTGCACCGGGTCCACGACCTGGTGCTGGAGCGGACCGGGCAGCGGCTGCCGGACGACTTCGACGACGTCTTCCACGCCCGTGTGTTCGCCGCCTTCGAGCGGGAGCTGCGGCCCGTCCCCGGAGTCGCCGGCGTGCTGGAGAAGCTCGCCGCGGACGGGGTGCCGTACTGCGTGGCGTCCTCCGGGAGCCACGAGCGGATCCGGGTCGGGCACCGGACGACCGGGCTCGACCGGTGGTTCGGGGAAGGGCGCGTCTTCAGCTCGCAGGACGTCGGCCGCGGCAAGCCGGCCCCCGACCTCTTCCTCCACGCGGCCGGGCGGATGGGGGCGGCCCCCGGGCGGTGCCTGGTCGTGGAGGACTCCCCGCTGGGCGTGCAGGCCGCCCTGGCCGCCGGGATGGAGGTGTACGGGTTCACCGCGATGACCCCGGCGGCCGGTCTGGCCGGGGCGGACCGCCTCTTCTCCACCATGGGGGAGCTGGCCGACCTGCTCGTGTGA